A genomic window from Cupriavidus metallidurans CH34 includes:
- the ugpQ gene encoding glycerophosphodiester phosphodiesterase, whose translation MTNWPYPRFIAHRGAGKLAPENTLAAFRHGASFGYRMFEFDVKLSADGKPILMHDATLDRTTTGKGRVDALTLGELAALDAGGWHSPAYAGEPVPTLAAIARYTQANGFMVNIEIKPVPGTEYRTGAAVALDALSLWRGAGTPPLLSSFSEVALEAAHQVAPDLPRALLLDTLPADWLERLRQLECVALDANHRELDAAVIGAAHSAGFKVLCYTVNDRARAANLLSWGLDGLITDAVDQIAPQS comes from the coding sequence ATGACGAATTGGCCCTATCCCCGCTTTATTGCCCATCGCGGCGCGGGCAAGCTGGCTCCCGAAAACACGCTGGCCGCGTTTCGGCACGGTGCGTCGTTCGGCTACCGGATGTTCGAGTTCGACGTGAAGCTGTCTGCCGACGGCAAGCCGATCCTGATGCACGATGCGACGCTGGATCGCACTACGACCGGCAAAGGGCGTGTCGATGCGCTGACGCTGGGCGAACTGGCGGCGCTGGATGCTGGCGGCTGGCACAGTCCCGCGTACGCGGGCGAGCCGGTGCCGACGCTGGCGGCCATTGCTCGCTATACGCAGGCCAATGGCTTCATGGTCAATATTGAGATCAAGCCGGTGCCAGGGACCGAGTATCGGACTGGTGCAGCCGTGGCGCTTGACGCACTTTCACTGTGGAGGGGTGCTGGCACGCCGCCGTTGCTGTCCTCGTTCTCGGAAGTGGCGTTGGAGGCCGCGCATCAGGTGGCGCCAGACCTCCCGCGTGCCTTGCTGCTGGATACACTGCCTGCCGATTGGCTCGAGCGGCTGCGCCAGCTGGAATGCGTGGCGCTCGACGCCAACCACCGTGAACTCGATGCTGCTGTCATCGGCGCCGCGCATTCGGCTGGGTTCAAGGTCCTCTGCTACACGGTCAACGACCGGGCGAGGGCAGCGAACCTGCTGTCATGGGGGCTGGACGGCTTGATCACCGATGCGGTCGATCAGATCGCGCCACAGTCCTGA
- a CDS encoding sn-glycerol-3-phosphate import ATP-binding protein UgpC, with the protein MAKLSLRNVQKTYAGGTQVVHGIDMEIADGEFIVIVGPSGCGKSTLLRMVAGLETITGGEIHIGDKVVNDLEPAARDIAMVFQNYALYPHMSVYDNMAYGLKIRGMSKGEIEQRVKHAAGILELASLLDRKPRALSGGQRQRVAMGRAIVREPSVFLFDEPLSNLDAKLRVQMRLELKDLHRRLKTTSLYVTHDQVEAMTLADRMMVLNGGRVEQIGTPLEVYARPASTFVAGFIGSPPMNLVPVARNGSGQGVAQMRVQPKDGQAAATLGHLPMGLHLPEQALMGLRPEHIEPCAVHEAIAELDVRVVEALGADSFAYGSLGGQPIVVRLDSQTQVRAGDKLPITASAEHLHFFDVQSGKRIEAQA; encoded by the coding sequence ATGGCAAAGCTGTCTCTTCGCAACGTTCAGAAAACCTACGCCGGGGGCACGCAGGTCGTGCACGGCATCGACATGGAAATCGCCGACGGCGAGTTCATCGTGATAGTCGGGCCGTCCGGCTGCGGCAAATCCACGCTGCTGCGCATGGTGGCCGGCCTCGAGACGATCACCGGTGGTGAGATCCATATTGGCGACAAGGTCGTCAACGATCTGGAGCCGGCCGCGCGTGATATCGCGATGGTGTTCCAGAACTACGCGCTCTATCCGCACATGAGCGTGTACGACAACATGGCGTACGGGCTGAAGATCCGCGGGATGTCGAAGGGCGAGATCGAGCAGCGCGTCAAGCATGCGGCCGGCATCCTGGAACTTGCGTCGCTGCTCGATCGCAAGCCGCGCGCATTGTCCGGCGGACAGCGGCAGCGTGTGGCGATGGGCCGTGCAATCGTGCGTGAGCCATCGGTGTTCCTGTTCGACGAGCCGCTGTCGAACCTCGATGCCAAGCTGCGCGTGCAGATGCGGCTGGAGCTCAAGGATCTGCACCGCCGGCTCAAGACGACCAGCCTCTATGTGACGCACGACCAGGTGGAGGCCATGACGCTGGCGGACCGCATGATGGTGCTCAATGGTGGCCGGGTGGAGCAGATCGGCACGCCGCTGGAAGTCTATGCGCGACCGGCCAGCACGTTCGTCGCCGGCTTCATTGGCTCGCCGCCGATGAATCTGGTGCCGGTGGCGCGGAACGGAAGCGGGCAGGGCGTCGCGCAAATGCGGGTCCAACCGAAGGACGGGCAGGCAGCGGCGACGCTGGGACATCTGCCGATGGGGCTGCATCTGCCCGAGCAGGCGCTGATGGGATTGCGTCCCGAACACATCGAGCCTTGCGCCGTGCACGAGGCCATCGCCGAACTGGATGTGAGGGTGGTGGAGGCGCTCGGCGCGGATTCGTTCGCGTACGGATCGCTCGGCGGCCAGCCCATCGTGGTCAGGCTCGACAGCCAGACGCAGGTGCGTGCCGGTGACAAGCTGCCGATTACGGCGTCGGCCGAGCATCTGCATTTCTTCGACGTGCAGTCGGGCAAGCGTATCGAGGCTCAGGCATGA
- the ugpE gene encoding sn-glycerol-3-phosphate ABC transporter permease UgpE, with translation MVERRPVLDFITHLVLIVGIAIVAFPVYLTFVASTLTAEQVLDAPMTLIPGSHLIENYRTVLFQGVGEAASPVSTMMKNSLIMALGIALGKIAISIISAFAIVYFRFPLRKTFFWMIFITLMLPVEVRILPTYKVVSDLGMLDSYFGLTIPIIASATATFLFRQFFLTIPDELAEAARIDGAGPLRFFWDVVLPLSRTSIAALFVIQFIYGWNQYLWPLLITTQKSMTPVVVGVTQMISRSGDAATDWNLVMATVMLAMIPPAVVVVLMQRWFVKGLVETEK, from the coding sequence ATGGTAGAACGACGTCCCGTACTCGACTTTATTACTCACCTCGTGCTGATCGTCGGTATCGCGATCGTGGCATTTCCGGTGTACCTGACCTTCGTCGCGTCGACGCTGACGGCCGAGCAGGTACTCGATGCACCGATGACGCTGATCCCGGGCAGCCATCTGATCGAAAACTATCGCACCGTGCTGTTTCAAGGCGTGGGCGAGGCCGCTTCGCCGGTCTCGACCATGATGAAGAACAGCCTGATCATGGCGTTGGGCATTGCGCTGGGGAAGATCGCGATTTCGATCATTTCCGCCTTCGCGATCGTCTATTTCCGCTTTCCGCTGCGCAAGACGTTCTTCTGGATGATCTTCATCACGCTGATGCTGCCGGTGGAAGTGCGTATCCTGCCGACCTACAAGGTGGTATCTGACCTCGGCATGCTGGATAGCTACTTCGGCCTGACGATTCCCATCATCGCGTCGGCCACCGCCACGTTCCTGTTTCGGCAATTCTTTCTGACGATCCCGGATGAACTGGCCGAAGCCGCCCGCATCGACGGGGCCGGACCGCTGCGATTCTTCTGGGATGTGGTGCTGCCGCTGTCGCGCACCAGCATCGCCGCGCTGTTCGTGATCCAGTTCATCTATGGCTGGAACCAGTACCTCTGGCCATTGCTGATCACCACGCAGAAGTCGATGACGCCCGTGGTGGTGGGCGTGACGCAGATGATTTCCCGCTCGGGCGATGCCGCTACCGACTGGAACCTCGTGATGGCCACCGTGATGCTGGCGATGATCCCGCCGGCAGTGGTGGTGGTGCTGATGCAACGCTGGTTCGTCAAGGGCCTCGTGGAAACGGAAAAATAA
- the ugpA gene encoding sn-glycerol-3-phosphate ABC transporter permease UgpA: MEKRVVFRSPWLPYLLVLPQIAITLIFFFLPAGQALWQSMLQQDAFGINLEFVGLDNFVTLWKDPQYIESFQTTAIFAIGVTVVGLSVALLLAYFADRVIRAATGYKTLLIWPYAVAPAVAGVLWMFMFNPTLGVVSYALRKAGVDWNFLLNGNQALLLVVLAAAWKQVSYNFLFFLAGLQSIPKSLIEAAAIDGAGPWKRFWSIVFPLLSPTTFFLLVINMVYAFFDTFAIIDAVTHGGPFNSTNTLVYKVFHDGFRGMDIGGSAAQSVVLMVIVIALTVVQFRFVERKVQY, translated from the coding sequence ATGGAAAAGCGCGTCGTCTTTCGCTCTCCGTGGTTGCCGTATCTGCTGGTGCTGCCGCAGATCGCCATCACGCTGATCTTCTTCTTTTTGCCCGCCGGGCAAGCGCTGTGGCAGTCGATGCTGCAGCAAGATGCCTTCGGCATCAATCTCGAGTTCGTCGGGCTCGATAACTTCGTTACGCTGTGGAAGGACCCGCAGTACATCGAGTCCTTCCAGACCACTGCGATCTTCGCCATTGGCGTGACGGTGGTGGGCCTGTCCGTGGCGTTGCTGCTGGCGTACTTCGCCGATCGCGTCATACGCGCCGCCACTGGCTACAAGACCCTGCTGATCTGGCCGTACGCGGTGGCGCCTGCCGTGGCCGGCGTGCTCTGGATGTTCATGTTCAACCCAACCCTGGGCGTGGTGTCCTACGCGCTGCGCAAAGCAGGCGTGGACTGGAACTTCCTGCTCAATGGCAACCAGGCACTGCTGCTGGTGGTGCTGGCGGCCGCATGGAAGCAGGTCAGCTACAACTTCCTGTTCTTCCTGGCCGGGCTACAGAGCATTCCGAAATCGCTGATCGAGGCCGCTGCCATCGACGGCGCGGGCCCGTGGAAGCGCTTCTGGTCGATCGTGTTCCCGCTGCTGTCGCCCACCACCTTCTTCCTGCTCGTGATCAACATGGTCTACGCCTTCTTCGATACCTTTGCGATCATCGATGCGGTGACCCACGGCGGCCCGTTCAACTCGACGAACACGCTCGTCTACAAAGTGTTCCATGATGGCTTCCGTGGCATGGATATTGGTGGCTCGGCCGCACAGTCGGTGGTGCTGATGGTGATCGTGATCGCGCTGACAGTGGTGCAGTTCCGATTCGTGGAACGCAAGGTCCAGTATTGA
- the ugpB gene encoding sn-glycerol-3-phosphate ABC transporter substrate-binding protein UgpB: protein MSFPRTALKFAAVASLALAGTAHAAVEIQWWHAMQGALNDKVNEIADKFNASQSDYKIVPVNKGNYDETMAAGIAAFRAGGAPAILQVFEVGTATMMSAKGAIKPVSQVMKDAGEKFDQKAYIPAVAGYYTSSKGEMLSFPFNSSTTVFYYNKDAFKKAGISAPPKTWPEVMQYSAKLKASGQNCAYTTDWQSWVHLESFSAWHNTLFATKNNGFGGTDARLVFNSPLHVKHITNLQEMVKKGYFSYGGRKAESQAKFYNGECAMFTGSSASLANIRKNAKFQFGVSQLPYYPDVPGAPQNTIIGGASLWVMGGKKADEYKGVAKFFTFLSRPEIQSDWHQATGYLPVTMAAYEMTRKSGYYDKNPGADVSVEQMVVKTTDKSRGVRLGNLVQIRTVIDEELEAVWAGKKEPKAALDNAVARGNELLERFQKTARE, encoded by the coding sequence ATGTCTTTTCCACGCACCGCGTTGAAGTTCGCCGCCGTTGCAAGCCTGGCCTTGGCCGGTACGGCCCATGCCGCAGTTGAGATCCAGTGGTGGCACGCCATGCAGGGCGCGCTGAACGACAAGGTCAACGAGATTGCCGACAAGTTCAACGCCAGCCAGTCCGACTACAAGATCGTGCCGGTCAACAAGGGCAATTACGACGAGACCATGGCAGCCGGCATTGCGGCATTCCGCGCGGGCGGCGCGCCGGCCATCCTGCAGGTATTCGAGGTGGGTACCGCGACGATGATGAGCGCCAAGGGCGCCATCAAGCCGGTGTCGCAGGTGATGAAGGACGCTGGCGAGAAGTTCGATCAAAAGGCGTACATCCCGGCAGTGGCGGGTTACTACACGTCGTCGAAGGGCGAGATGCTGTCGTTCCCCTTCAATAGCTCGACGACTGTCTTCTATTACAACAAGGATGCCTTCAAGAAGGCGGGCATTTCCGCTCCACCCAAGACCTGGCCCGAGGTGATGCAGTACTCGGCCAAGCTCAAGGCGTCGGGCCAGAACTGCGCCTATACCACCGACTGGCAGAGCTGGGTGCACCTGGAGAGCTTCTCCGCCTGGCACAACACGCTCTTCGCCACGAAGAACAACGGTTTTGGCGGCACCGACGCGCGACTGGTCTTCAATAGCCCGCTGCATGTGAAGCACATCACGAATCTGCAGGAGATGGTGAAGAAGGGCTACTTCAGCTACGGCGGCCGCAAGGCGGAGTCGCAGGCCAAGTTCTACAACGGCGAGTGCGCGATGTTCACGGGCTCGTCCGCATCGCTGGCCAATATCCGCAAGAATGCCAAATTCCAGTTTGGTGTGTCGCAACTGCCGTACTACCCGGACGTGCCGGGCGCGCCGCAGAACACGATCATCGGCGGTGCATCGCTGTGGGTGATGGGCGGCAAGAAGGCCGACGAGTACAAGGGCGTGGCCAAGTTCTTCACGTTCCTGTCGCGACCGGAGATCCAGTCGGACTGGCACCAGGCCACTGGCTACCTGCCGGTGACGATGGCTGCGTATGAGATGACGAGGAAGTCGGGTTACTACGACAAGAACCCGGGTGCCGATGTCTCGGTCGAGCAGATGGTCGTGAAGACCACCGACAAGTCGCGCGGCGTGCGTCTCGGCAACCTCGTGCAGATCCGTACCGTGATCGACGAGGAACTCGAAGCGGTGTGGGCTGGCAAGAAGGAGCCGAAGGCCGCGCTCGACAACGCCGTGGCACGTGGCAACGAACTGCTGGAGCGTTTCCAGAAGACCGCCAGGGAATAA
- a CDS encoding HAD-IIB family hydrolase, translating to MTSPQPFSALPDAALRRVRGILTDIDGTLTTDGRLPAATYLALDRLTRAGLHVIPVTGRCIAWAEILTRLWPVDAIIGENGAFYSHLRDGKLVTRFLDDAETRDANLFRIHALGQEILREAPGCALASDQAWHAADLAIDHAEDVPPLPQPAVDRIAEIMREAGMTATISSIHVNGWFGHHDKLSMSRLCVEELLGDDVDAHRDEWLFIGDSANDVAMFGHFPLSVGVANVGDILHLLPHKPAYVTNASGGEGFAEMAERLLGLRQLA from the coding sequence ATGACCTCGCCCCAACCTTTCTCCGCCCTGCCCGACGCCGCCCTGCGCCGCGTGCGCGGCATCCTGACCGACATTGACGGCACGCTGACCACCGATGGCCGCCTGCCCGCAGCCACGTATCTGGCATTGGATCGTCTCACCCGCGCCGGGCTGCATGTGATTCCGGTAACCGGGCGATGCATCGCGTGGGCGGAGATTCTGACTCGTCTGTGGCCGGTTGACGCAATCATCGGCGAAAACGGCGCCTTTTACTCGCATCTGCGTGATGGCAAGCTGGTTACCCGTTTTCTGGACGATGCGGAAACGCGCGATGCCAACCTGTTTCGCATCCACGCGCTCGGTCAGGAAATCCTGCGCGAGGCCCCCGGCTGCGCGCTGGCATCGGACCAAGCCTGGCATGCTGCCGATCTCGCGATCGACCATGCCGAGGACGTCCCGCCGCTGCCGCAACCGGCCGTTGACCGGATCGCCGAGATAATGCGCGAGGCTGGCATGACGGCAACGATCAGTTCGATCCATGTGAATGGATGGTTCGGGCACCATGACAAACTATCGATGAGCCGGCTGTGTGTAGAGGAACTCCTCGGTGACGACGTCGACGCCCATCGCGACGAATGGCTGTTCATCGGCGACTCGGCCAACGACGTCGCGATGTTCGGCCACTTCCCGCTGTCGGTCGGCGTTGCCAACGTGGGTGACATCCTCCACCTGCTGCCGCACAAACCGGCCTACGTCACCAATGCATCCGGTGGCGAAGGTTTCGCCGAAATGGCGGAAAGGTTGTTGGGACTGAGGCAGTTGGCCTGA
- a CDS encoding M30 family zinc metallopeptidase → MALLAATALSACGGGGGGDGYQSSQPVTTSGAPSTPEPSPPKPTNVMTPACSNCGAVDADTYAGTGVGVWKGINATADTVDMPIRISGLKGQDVTLVFTNHTGIARTMPNISLTTSQMPSIVASALRWDNDTQETKRRISDFNREGWVALAGKRGSTPYHSATSEPTPAAVHDVRTWYHSDNSERSAMLVRQLKASDGTTINFWVEGSENDASKVSPDIVARLADSFASEGKIYDMLKSVGGPFWGPHAYFDVIPATGQPIDIVILNFDHNDQPFGGIGYFYGRNAIKKAAKTNPFSNESVSLYLDAETLYLGGEDGMRTMLLTMAHEAVHAQNFYRRGMLMGPKYSFDEWLEEASAMMMEDLASLSIDANYNAIRDVRFRDYIGYKAGSYNCSLTTWTPFAASCDSYSVSGSLGGFLNRQLGLDFYKNLLTDTSSNSVAVLDSAIRSVQPESSLGEQLRRFGATSGALMKSPSPAGFGFPERQDGPFTLPLIDPQALLPVRTLTQSIPATLEAYANLPVVRSAVSGTYSETVKVPAGSTLSVVIQ, encoded by the coding sequence GTGGCGCTGCTTGCGGCCACTGCCCTGAGCGCTTGCGGAGGCGGAGGCGGTGGCGACGGATATCAATCCTCCCAGCCCGTGACCACGTCCGGTGCGCCCTCGACTCCAGAACCCTCTCCGCCCAAGCCAACCAACGTCATGACACCGGCCTGCAGTAACTGCGGAGCCGTCGATGCAGACACCTACGCGGGGACCGGGGTGGGCGTCTGGAAAGGCATCAACGCCACTGCAGACACCGTGGACATGCCAATTCGCATTTCGGGATTGAAGGGCCAGGACGTGACGCTAGTCTTCACCAACCACACCGGCATTGCGCGGACCATGCCGAACATCTCGCTGACGACTTCGCAAATGCCGAGCATTGTCGCAAGCGCGCTGCGGTGGGACAACGACACACAGGAAACCAAGCGCCGCATTTCCGACTTCAACCGTGAAGGCTGGGTCGCGCTCGCCGGCAAGCGTGGCAGCACGCCCTACCATTCCGCTACGAGCGAGCCGACTCCCGCGGCGGTGCATGATGTGAGGACCTGGTACCACTCCGACAATTCCGAGCGGTCGGCCATGCTTGTGCGTCAACTGAAGGCCTCCGATGGCACCACGATCAACTTCTGGGTTGAAGGGTCGGAGAACGATGCATCCAAGGTAAGTCCGGACATCGTTGCCCGCCTCGCAGACAGCTTCGCCTCGGAAGGAAAAATCTACGACATGCTGAAGTCGGTGGGCGGCCCGTTCTGGGGGCCACACGCCTACTTCGACGTGATCCCCGCCACCGGACAGCCGATCGATATCGTCATCCTGAACTTCGACCACAATGACCAGCCGTTTGGTGGGATCGGCTACTTCTATGGACGAAACGCCATCAAGAAGGCGGCGAAAACCAATCCATTCAGCAACGAATCCGTATCCCTGTATCTGGATGCCGAGACGCTCTATCTGGGTGGTGAAGATGGCATGAGGACAATGCTGCTGACCATGGCGCACGAGGCCGTGCACGCGCAGAACTTCTACCGTCGCGGGATGCTCATGGGGCCGAAGTACAGCTTCGACGAGTGGCTGGAAGAGGCTTCGGCCATGATGATGGAGGACCTCGCAAGCCTCTCGATCGACGCAAACTACAACGCAATCCGCGACGTTCGCTTCCGGGACTACATTGGCTACAAGGCCGGCTCTTACAACTGCAGCCTGACAACGTGGACACCGTTCGCCGCGTCATGCGACAGCTACTCGGTCTCCGGCTCGCTCGGCGGATTCCTGAACCGACAACTCGGACTCGATTTCTACAAGAACTTGCTGACGGATACCAGCAGCAACTCCGTGGCCGTACTCGACTCCGCCATTCGCTCGGTGCAGCCGGAATCGAGCCTCGGAGAACAACTACGTCGGTTCGGCGCGACTTCGGGCGCACTAATGAAGTCCCCCAGCCCTGCCGGTTTTGGGTTCCCGGAACGACAGGACGGCCCGTTCACGCTTCCGCTGATCGATCCGCAAGCGCTCCTGCCCGTCCGGACACTGACGCAATCGATACCTGCCACTCTCGAGGCATACGCCAACCTGCCGGTGGTCCGTTCCGCCGTGAGCGGCACATACAGCGAGACCGTGAAGGTTCCTGCCGGCTCCACGCTGTCTGTCGTGATTCAATAG
- the ntrC gene encoding nitrogen regulation protein NR(I) has translation MKPIWIVDDDQSIRWVLEKALARESLLSRSFTNVRDVLAALEEDEPQVLISDIRMPGGSGLDLLQAIKARHPGLPVIVMTAYSDLDSAVAAFQGGAFEYLAKPFDVDKAVELIRRALEESLREEEMDDRLVDAPEILGQAPAMQDVFRAIGRLSQSNVTVMITGESGTGKELVARALHKHSPRANGPFIALNTAAIPKDLLESELFGHERGAFTGAQTMRRGRFEQAEGGTLFLDEIGDMPFDLQTRLLRVLSDGNFYRVGGHNPLRANVRVIAATHQNLETRVKEGLFREDLFHRLNVIRLRLPPLRERPEDITLLARHFLQKSAKELGVETKRMSDDALAYVSTLPFPGNVRQLENLCNWLTVMAPAQTIEVKDFPREMIEVGYGESSVSPMRSPGESRSSGEYEAAEVSDYGTHATGEGDTMVATRPPMASSATSSASAFAASAVSASWETLLAGEAKSMLESGQPEVMDALTRRFEKAVLEAALGVTRGRRVEAATRLGIGRNTITRKLQELGFD, from the coding sequence ATGAAGCCGATCTGGATAGTCGACGACGATCAATCAATCCGCTGGGTCCTGGAAAAGGCCCTTGCCCGTGAAAGCCTGCTCTCCCGCAGTTTTACCAACGTGCGCGACGTGCTCGCGGCGCTGGAAGAGGACGAGCCGCAGGTCCTGATTTCGGATATCCGAATGCCCGGCGGTTCCGGCCTGGATTTGCTGCAGGCCATCAAGGCGCGGCATCCGGGCCTGCCCGTTATCGTGATGACGGCCTACTCGGACCTGGATAGCGCCGTGGCCGCGTTCCAGGGGGGCGCGTTCGAGTACCTGGCCAAGCCGTTCGATGTCGACAAGGCGGTCGAGTTGATTCGCCGGGCGCTCGAGGAAAGCCTGCGCGAGGAGGAAATGGACGATCGCCTGGTCGATGCGCCGGAAATCCTCGGCCAGGCTCCGGCGATGCAGGACGTGTTCCGCGCGATCGGTCGCCTCTCGCAATCGAACGTCACCGTAATGATCACCGGCGAGTCCGGTACCGGCAAGGAACTGGTGGCGCGTGCGTTGCACAAGCACAGCCCGCGCGCAAATGGTCCGTTCATTGCGCTGAATACGGCGGCAATTCCCAAGGATCTGCTCGAATCGGAACTGTTCGGCCATGAGCGTGGCGCGTTCACCGGCGCGCAGACCATGCGTCGCGGTCGCTTCGAACAGGCCGAAGGTGGCACGCTGTTCCTCGACGAAATCGGCGATATGCCATTTGATTTGCAGACGCGCCTGCTGCGTGTACTTTCGGATGGAAATTTCTATCGGGTGGGGGGGCATAATCCGTTGCGCGCGAACGTGCGCGTCATCGCCGCCACGCACCAGAACCTCGAGACGCGCGTCAAGGAAGGGCTGTTCCGCGAGGATTTGTTCCACCGTCTCAACGTGATTCGCCTGCGCCTGCCGCCGCTGCGCGAGCGTCCGGAGGACATCACGCTGCTGGCCCGCCATTTCCTGCAGAAGAGCGCGAAGGAGCTTGGCGTCGAAACCAAGCGCATGTCCGATGACGCACTGGCCTACGTCAGCACGCTGCCGTTCCCCGGCAATGTGCGCCAGCTCGAGAACCTCTGCAACTGGCTGACCGTCATGGCGCCGGCGCAGACCATCGAAGTAAAGGATTTCCCGCGCGAAATGATCGAGGTGGGGTACGGCGAAAGCAGTGTGTCGCCGATGCGTTCGCCGGGCGAGTCGAGGTCGTCGGGAGAGTACGAGGCTGCGGAAGTTTCTGACTACGGCACGCATGCCACGGGCGAGGGCGACACGATGGTCGCCACAAGACCACCCATGGCCTCTTCGGCTACGTCGTCGGCGTCGGCATTTGCGGCGAGCGCCGTTTCGGCAAGCTGGGAAACGCTGCTGGCTGGCGAGGCAAAGTCGATGCTCGAATCGGGGCAGCCCGAAGTCATGGATGCGCTGACGCGGCGATTCGAGAAAGCGGTGCTGGAAGCCGCGCTCGGTGTCACGCGCGGACGTCGCGTGGAGGCCGCGACGCGGCTCGGCATCGGTCGGAACACCATTACTCGCAAGCTGCAGGAGCTTGGGTTCGACTGA
- the glnL gene encoding nitrogen regulation protein NR(II), with protein sequence MRRLIREVSRKVAGTDRKPDAGEPADRDADILPLGGAALHPGLDVVANPVLLVRQPGLRVIYANPAAEASFAVSRKAMVELSLPDLFGASEELDSMFETVMARQVDVRRQDLVLRPPLQEPMHAHVVIGGVEGYANTAVVEVLLNEQKVRSDREERILDLTSANKELIRNLAHEIKNPLGGIRGAAQLLEFELPERALREYTQVIIKESDRLQTLVDRLLEPHRHPHIVSDLNIHEVLERVRSVVLAEFPNGLEIVRDYDASLPELRGDMEQLIQAVLNIVHNAAQALHERVARGDAQIILRTRVARQVTIAKRLFKLALDLHVIDNGPGIPEDIRERIFYPLVSGRDGGSGLGLTLAQTFVQQHEGLIECESKPGCTDFRILLPLH encoded by the coding sequence ATGCGCCGCCTGATTCGTGAAGTGTCCCGCAAGGTAGCAGGAACGGACCGCAAGCCGGACGCCGGCGAGCCGGCCGATCGTGATGCGGACATCCTGCCGCTGGGCGGCGCGGCCCTGCATCCGGGCCTGGATGTAGTGGCCAACCCTGTGCTGCTGGTGCGCCAGCCGGGCCTGCGGGTGATTTACGCGAATCCGGCGGCGGAGGCCAGCTTTGCCGTGTCGCGCAAGGCCATGGTGGAACTGTCCCTGCCGGACCTGTTCGGGGCGTCGGAAGAACTCGACAGCATGTTCGAGACGGTGATGGCCCGGCAGGTGGACGTGCGCAGGCAGGATCTGGTCCTGCGGCCGCCATTGCAGGAACCGATGCACGCGCACGTGGTAATCGGTGGCGTGGAAGGCTACGCGAACACAGCGGTGGTCGAGGTGCTGCTCAACGAGCAGAAGGTGCGCAGTGACCGCGAGGAGCGCATTCTTGACCTGACCTCGGCGAACAAGGAACTGATCCGCAATCTGGCTCACGAGATCAAGAACCCGCTGGGCGGGATTCGCGGCGCGGCCCAGTTGCTCGAATTCGAGCTGCCCGAGCGTGCACTCCGGGAGTACACGCAGGTCATCATCAAGGAGTCGGACCGCCTGCAAACGCTGGTGGACCGCCTGCTGGAGCCGCATCGCCATCCGCACATCGTCTCGGACCTCAATATCCACGAGGTGCTGGAGCGTGTGCGCTCGGTGGTGCTGGCCGAGTTTCCCAACGGGCTGGAAATCGTGCGCGACTACGATGCCAGCTTGCCAGAATTGCGCGGCGATATGGAGCAACTGATCCAGGCCGTGCTGAACATCGTCCATAACGCCGCCCAGGCGCTGCACGAGCGTGTTGCGCGCGGCGATGCGCAGATCATCCTGCGGACCCGGGTGGCCCGGCAGGTCACGATCGCCAAGCGGCTCTTCAAGCTGGCATTGGATTTGCATGTGATTGACAACGGCCCGGGAATCCCCGAGGACATTCGCGAGCGCATCTTCTATCCGTTGGTTTCGGGCAGGGATGGCGGTAGCGGGCTCGGTCTCACACTCGCTCAAACCTTCGTGCAGCAACACGAGGGCTTGATCGAATGCGAGAGCAAGCCGGGCTGTACCGACTTCCGTATCCTGTTGCCATTGCACTAA